Part of the Sulfobacillus acidophilus DSM 10332 genome, TGGATTGGCCGCGGGTCAGGCAATCCGGTTTGCCAACACCCGCGGTAGGTCCAAGCCCTGTGAGCGCGGCGGCCGGTGGGTGACCGCCTTGTGATTGGCCTTGAATTCACGGGCGGCTATTGGTTACCGCGAGTGGGTAGATGTATTCTCAGTAATTCTACGTCAACGTTTGGTTCCTAAGACCGTTCGCGGAAGTGTCATGTCGCTCACAATGACAGTAAACAAATCGGGAGAGCCAGTAGGTGCTGTTTTGGGTGGTTTGGGCTACCAACTCTTTCGATACCCTTCATGTTTTTTTGTTTGGGATTACTAACGGATATCAGCTTACGTTTCTCAGGCTTCCGCAACGCGCAGATCAGCAGCGAAACTCAAGAGGTCGCCAGTTGACTAATCGTTTAAGGGGGGTTAGCCGTGATTCAGATTCTCAATGTAGACGATGTTTCGGTGGTTTCCAGCAGCAACTTTCTGCGCACAAGGGAGTTGCTTTCTCCCACAAATCGTGAGGGTCTCTACGTCAACATCGACGAAGTGGAGCCCGGGGGTTACAGCGCAAAGCATCATCTGCACACCCTTCAAGATGAATTTTTCTTGGTTCTACAGGGACAAGGGCTCGCCCGAATTGATAACGAGGTACATCCGGTCGTAGCGGGCGATTTTTTCGCCAAACCGGCTGGCTCTGTGCCGCACCAATTCTTTAACAACGGAACAGTAACTTTGAAGATCTTGGACTGTGGCATTGCTCGACAAGGAGACTCGATCGTTTACGCTGACGACCAGGTTGTGTGGCTAAAGAGCCTCGGCATGGCCTTCAAACTCTCGGATGCGCTTCGGGCGTGGTCATCCATTCCTAACAAATGATTGATGTGTAAACGTAAAATAATCCCCACCTGGGCGGCAGGGATCGTTTGTGATGGATGGGGATTAGGGTGGTGCTTATGGGAGGGGCATATGATAATAAGCAGACCCGCGAAGATGGGCATGACGGCGCGGGGTGAATCGGGCCGTCGGACGCTGAAGGGTCTCACAATAGGCCCGGACGTGGGGGTAGGACCACATCTGGGCCGTGAGGGCCCGGTTCGCGGCCTCTTCCAAAATGGCCGGGCCATAGGTTTTGGCACAGTCCAAAATGCCGAGACATCGGCGGTAGATTTGTTCCGGAACACCGCCCCGCGTTAAAATGCCCACCACTAGGGTCCGCGTGTGGGGCCCGATGGCCTCGGCCCGGGTGATTAAGGCTTCGGGGGTGATGCCGGCTGCCCACGCCCGATGCGCGGGGGGCAGATGGTCCGGATGGGTCGACCGGGCCCCGGGCTGCCAGATGCGCGGATGACTCGCAATGCGTTCGTGATCCTGAAAACATTCCACGGTCGTCGCCGTCACGCGGACATCGACGGTGGATCCCACCCATCGAGCGGGGACACGATAAAACGCCCGATCCACTTGAATGTGGTAGTCTTTGTGCACTTTGGCCTGCCGCCATTCTCCAAATTCGTAGGCGGTCGGCGGCAACGGCCGTAAGGCCGGCCGATCATCCGCGTCAAAGACGCTCTGCCGGGAACCCGGCCATTTCTTAAAGGGCCGCTGGTTGAGTTGGGCGTTCCGTTCTGCTACCCGGGCCTGAGCCTGACCAAAGCTGGTGAAGCGCTCGTGGCGCAAGACGGCTAAAATCCAACGTTCGACGAGAAGAACGGCCGCTTCGACTTTGGCTTTATCGCGCGGTTTGCGCACGCGGGCCGGT contains:
- a CDS encoding Cupin 2 conserved barrel domain protein (PFAM: Cupin domain~COGs: COG3837 conserved hypothetical protein contains double-stranded beta-helix domain~InterPro IPR013096~KEGG: dhd:Dhaf_1644 cupin 2 conserved barrel domain protein~PFAM: Cupin 2, conserved barrel~SPTR: Putative uncharacterized protein), which encodes MIQILNVDDVSVVSSSNFLRTRELLSPTNREGLYVNIDEVEPGGYSAKHHLHTLQDEFFLVLQGQGLARIDNEVHPVVAGDFFAKPAGSVPHQFFNNGTVTLKILDCGIARQGDSIVYADDQVVWLKSLGMAFKLSDALRAWSSIPNK